From Pseudoleptotrichia goodfellowii, a single genomic window includes:
- a CDS encoding CopY/TcrY family copper transport repressor produces the protein MEENNNCHITGAEWEIMRVVWANEEVTSKFVSQILGGKMQWKHTTVKTLLNRLLEKNVLKKRENGNKYIYYTEYNEHEIAGKYVTETFDRICKTKLGEMIKELIEKNLLSRNDLESIEKVVKEKKKNAPEKIKCMCIEGQCNCSEHTKNKHYEGNNCCEDN, from the coding sequence ATGGAAGAAAACAATAATTGCCATATAACAGGAGCAGAATGGGAAATAATGAGAGTTGTCTGGGCAAATGAAGAAGTAACAAGTAAATTTGTTTCACAGATTTTAGGGGGAAAAATGCAGTGGAAACATACAACTGTAAAGACTTTATTAAATCGGCTTTTGGAAAAAAATGTGTTGAAAAAAAGGGAAAACGGTAATAAATATATTTACTATACAGAATACAATGAACATGAAATAGCCGGAAAATATGTTACCGAAACTTTTGACAGAATTTGTAAAACGAAACTCGGAGAAATGATAAAAGAGCTTATAGAAAAAAATCTTTTAAGTCGAAATGATTTGGAAAGTATTGAAAAAGTCGTAAAAGAAAAGAAAAAAAATGCTCCCGAAAAAATAAAATGTATGTGTATTGAAGGACAGTGCAACTGTTCTGAGCATACAAAAAATAAACATTATGAGGGAAATAACTGTTGTGAGGATAATTAG
- a CDS encoding glycerophosphodiester phosphodiesterase family protein, protein MAVHRGTSAGNIVENTIPDYTASVQSGGDMIEVDVIKSTDGIYYAFHYGNEKRLLDRDKNIKEMPSEEIEEKEYINSIGERTGYKVERLDSILKYFEGKDVLINIDRAWEYFEELLTFFDKYNVKKQLVIKSSPKKEFLDIFEKHNVKYMYMLIVKDKKEIETALEYNNVNIVGFEIIAKDEKDDFFDDGFIKEI, encoded by the coding sequence ATAGCAGTTCATAGAGGTACTTCGGCAGGAAATATAGTTGAAAATACCATACCTGATTATACTGCCTCTGTTCAGTCGGGTGGAGATATGATTGAAGTGGATGTTATTAAGTCTACAGACGGTATTTATTATGCTTTTCATTACGGAAATGAAAAAAGACTCCTTGATAGAGATAAAAATATAAAAGAGATGCCTTCAGAAGAAATAGAAGAAAAAGAGTATATTAATTCTATCGGAGAAAGAACAGGCTATAAAGTGGAAAGATTGGACTCGATTTTGAAATATTTTGAAGGAAAAGATGTACTTATAAATATAGACAGAGCGTGGGAATATTTTGAAGAATTACTGACTTTTTTTGATAAATACAATGTAAAAAAACAATTGGTAATAAAAAGTTCTCCTAAAAAAGAGTTTCTTGATATTTTTGAAAAACATAACGTAAAATATATGTACATGCTGATAGTTAAAGATAAAAAAGAGATAGAAACGGCTTTGGAATATAATAATGTAAATATTGTAGGCTTTGAAATTATAGCAAAAGACGAAAAAGACGATTTTTTTGATGACGGGTTTATTAAAGAAATATAA
- a CDS encoding carbohydrate ABC transporter permease, with product MNIKLSRKVKENITGFLLLLPSIIFMTGFTVLPVFKSFYLSFTKYNLGMKSPKLIGLNNYIALFKSELFWKVMYNTIFFSIITVVPSMILGLALAFLVNRRSKAVGILRTVYFYPVVMPMIAVASIWMFIYMGKNGLLDQWLSHFGFKPLNVLSNKNTVLPFMAIMYVWKESGYLMIFFLAGLQGISEDLFESARIDGAGFWVMLKNITLPLLKPTMIFVSTIALTNCFKLVDHIVIMTEGAPNNASTMLLYYIYQQGFTNFNYGKSSALTVIMLFLLLFVSLPRFFKQDKEAYYN from the coding sequence ATGAATATAAAATTAAGCAGAAAGGTGAAAGAAAACATAACAGGTTTTCTTTTACTTCTACCCTCGATTATATTTATGACAGGATTTACAGTTTTACCGGTTTTTAAAAGTTTTTATTTGAGTTTTACTAAATATAATTTAGGAATGAAATCACCCAAATTGATAGGATTAAACAATTATATAGCTCTATTTAAAAGTGAACTTTTTTGGAAAGTGATGTATAACACAATCTTTTTTTCAATAATAACGGTTGTGCCGTCTATGATTTTAGGTTTAGCTTTGGCTTTTTTAGTGAATCGAAGAAGTAAAGCAGTAGGAATATTGAGAACAGTGTATTTTTATCCTGTTGTTATGCCTATGATTGCTGTTGCGAGTATATGGATGTTTATTTATATGGGAAAAAACGGACTTCTGGATCAATGGCTGTCTCATTTCGGATTTAAACCTTTAAATGTTTTGTCAAATAAAAATACAGTTTTACCTTTTATGGCAATAATGTATGTCTGGAAAGAATCGGGATACTTAATGATATTCTTCCTTGCCGGATTACAGGGAATATCCGAAGATTTATTTGAGTCTGCCCGAATAGACGGTGCAGGATTCTGGGTAATGTTAAAGAATATAACATTGCCTTTATTGAAACCTACAATGATCTTTGTTTCGACAATAGCATTGACAAACTGTTTCAAACTTGTGGATCATATAGTAATAATGACAGAAGGAGCTCCGAATAATGCGAGTACAATGTTATTATATTATATTTATCAGCAGGGATTTACAAATTTCAATTACGGTAAATCGTCGGCATTGACAGTAATAATGTTATTTTTACTTCTTTTTGTTTCATTGCCGAGATTTTTCAAGCAAGATAAAGAAGCATATTATAATTAA
- a CDS encoding ROK family protein: protein MNYYVGMDLGGTNTKIGLVDEGGNIIFTTIVKTESMEGFEKTIERLSKILIEQVKGSNINYDDVKGVGLGVPGPVVNERVVKLWANFPWPKEVDLAGEFEKHLNRKVKVDNDVNVITLGEMWKGAAQGYKHVLGLAIGTGIGGGIIVDTRLVSGKNGGGGEVGHTKVEKDGKLCGCGQNGCWEAYASATGLIREAKSRLTVHKNNKLYEKITSMGRELEAKDIFDAAKEGDEFSLNLVEYEAEYIALGLGNLLNVLDPEIIVIGGGVALAGDILFDRINEKLHKYALSSTIEGLKILPAQLGNDAGIIGAAYLGMN from the coding sequence ATGAATTATTATGTAGGAATGGATCTGGGGGGCACAAATACAAAGATAGGGCTTGTAGATGAAGGGGGAAATATAATATTTACGACAATAGTTAAAACAGAATCTATGGAAGGATTTGAAAAAACTATTGAAAGACTGTCTAAAATATTGATAGAACAGGTTAAAGGAAGTAATATTAACTATGATGATGTAAAAGGAGTGGGATTGGGAGTTCCCGGACCTGTTGTCAATGAAAGAGTAGTAAAACTGTGGGCGAATTTCCCATGGCCGAAAGAAGTGGATTTGGCAGGAGAATTTGAAAAACACTTAAACAGAAAAGTAAAAGTGGATAATGATGTCAATGTTATAACTTTAGGAGAAATGTGGAAAGGAGCTGCACAGGGCTATAAACATGTTCTCGGACTTGCGATAGGAACAGGAATAGGCGGCGGAATTATTGTTGATACAAGGCTTGTGAGCGGTAAAAACGGTGGCGGCGGAGAAGTCGGACATACAAAAGTGGAAAAAGACGGAAAACTTTGCGGATGCGGACAAAACGGTTGCTGGGAGGCTTATGCTTCGGCAACAGGGCTTATAAGAGAAGCAAAAAGCAGGCTGACAGTACATAAAAACAATAAACTTTATGAGAAAATAACTTCTATGGGAAGAGAACTGGAAGCAAAAGATATATTTGATGCTGCCAAAGAAGGCGATGAATTTTCGCTAAATCTGGTCGAATACGAAGCTGAATACATTGCATTGGGATTAGGAAATCTTTTAAATGTACTTGATCCTGAAATAATAGTAATCGGTGGCGGAGTAGCTCTTGCGGGAGATATTCTCTTTGACAGAATAAATGAAAAACTTCATAAATATGCTTTGTCTTCAACTATTGAAGGACTTAAAATATTACCTGCACAATTAGGAAATGATGCGGGAATAATAGGTGCGGCATATTTAGGTATGAACTAA
- a CDS encoding hemolysin family protein, whose translation MDTTTGSNIFLQFLIIIVLTGINAFFSGAEMAIVSINKNKLKMLVEEGNKKAILLENLLKEPSKFLSTIQVGITLAGFFASASAATGLAQYLSLYMKKVHIPYSNQLSMILITLVLSYITLVFGELIPKRIALRSSEKMALSSVNVIVFVSKVFSPFVKILTLSTNSVLTILKMKEDNLEEQVSKEEIRSLVEVGREHGIINESEKEMIENIIEFDEKIAREIMIPRTKVFLIDKDISVKELFEKKETGKYSRIPVYEKEADNIVGVLHMKDLMMEAYKQGFENIKIEDIIQEAYFVPETKNVNELFNELQIEKKHIAILIDEYGGFSGIVTLEDLIEEVMGNISDEFDDEDYSIKKLALNKYLISGELSLNDINDYFHIELESKHYDTLSGLLIEHLGYIPEDDQEIEPIVIDDIIFKPQRVKDKKIERILVTFNKEKK comes from the coding sequence GTGGACACGACGACCGGAAGCAATATATTTTTACAATTTTTAATAATAATAGTTTTGACTGGAATAAATGCTTTTTTTTCCGGAGCTGAAATGGCAATAGTTTCGATTAATAAAAATAAACTGAAGATGTTAGTGGAAGAAGGGAATAAAAAGGCCATTCTTCTTGAAAATCTTTTGAAAGAACCGAGTAAATTTTTATCGACAATACAGGTCGGTATCACTCTTGCGGGATTTTTTGCATCGGCATCGGCAGCTACGGGATTGGCACAATATCTGTCATTATATATGAAAAAAGTGCATATTCCATACAGTAATCAGCTTTCGATGATACTTATAACTCTTGTATTGTCTTATATTACATTGGTTTTCGGAGAACTTATTCCTAAGAGAATAGCACTCAGATCATCGGAAAAAATGGCTCTTTCATCAGTGAATGTGATAGTTTTTGTTTCCAAAGTATTTTCTCCTTTTGTAAAAATTTTGACATTATCTACAAATTCTGTTTTAACGATTTTGAAAATGAAGGAAGACAATCTTGAAGAACAGGTATCCAAAGAAGAAATCAGATCCCTTGTGGAAGTGGGAAGAGAACACGGAATTATAAACGAATCGGAAAAAGAGATGATAGAAAATATAATCGAATTTGATGAAAAAATTGCAAGAGAAATAATGATACCGAGAACAAAAGTATTTTTAATAGATAAAGATATTTCTGTAAAGGAACTTTTTGAAAAGAAAGAAACAGGAAAATATTCAAGAATACCTGTCTATGAAAAGGAAGCTGATAATATAGTCGGCGTACTTCATATGAAAGACTTGATGATGGAAGCCTATAAACAGGGATTTGAAAATATAAAAATAGAGGATATTATTCAGGAGGCTTACTTTGTTCCGGAAACTAAAAATGTAAATGAACTTTTTAATGAACTTCAAATAGAAAAAAAACATATTGCCATACTTATTGATGAATATGGAGGATTTTCAGGAATAGTTACTCTGGAAGATTTGATAGAGGAAGTTATGGGAAATATATCCGACGAATTTGACGATGAAGATTATTCAATAAAAAAACTGGCTTTGAATAAATATCTGATAAGTGGAGAACTGTCTTTGAATGATATAAACGATTACTTCCATATAGAGTTGGAATCCAAGCATTACGATACTTTGAGCGGTTTACTTATAGAGCATTTAGGTTATATTCCCGAAGATGATCAGGAAATAGAGCCTATAGTGATTGATGATATTATATTTAAGCCCCAAAGAGTAAAGGATAAAAAAATAGAAAGGATATTGGTAACATTCAATAAAGAGAAAAAATGA
- a CDS encoding MgtC/SapB family protein: MTLEDIIMRILVAGIIGALIGNERKKSGKPAGIATHCVVCLGAALLAMIQSKIDENILKAVAVNPKIIGAFKVDTARIPAQIVSGVGFLGGGVILHSKNTISGITTAATIWITAGLGMGAGFGYFEIVIPTAIFLLGALYVLKGHGLFSEIEENHHSEDKTNNSTDDKK; this comes from the coding sequence ATGACATTAGAAGATATTATTATGAGAATTTTAGTGGCGGGGATAATAGGAGCTTTAATAGGAAATGAAAGAAAGAAAAGCGGAAAGCCTGCAGGGATAGCTACTCACTGTGTAGTGTGTCTGGGGGCTGCTTTACTTGCAATGATACAAAGTAAAATAGACGAAAATATATTAAAAGCCGTTGCGGTAAATCCTAAAATAATAGGTGCTTTTAAAGTCGATACTGCCAGAATACCTGCACAAATCGTTTCAGGAGTAGGATTTTTAGGTGGAGGAGTTATATTGCACTCGAAAAATACCATATCAGGAATAACTACTGCAGCAACTATATGGATAACTGCAGGATTGGGAATGGGAGCAGGATTCGGATATTTTGAAATAGTAATTCCTACAGCGATATTTCTGTTGGGAGCTTTATACGTCTTAAAGGGACATGGATTGTTTTCGGAAATTGAAGAAAATCATCATTCTGAGGATAAAACCAATAACAGTACAGACGATAAAAAGTAA
- a CDS encoding MBL fold metallo-hydrolase, protein MKKLKFTGIGSAFNPILGNTNAYFTHNDDFYLIDCGESVFGKIWNLKEMTESNNIFILITHFHCDHVGSLGSLISYLYLKLGKVAYVIHPNKKIIEYLDIVGIERKFYVYEKELPEISEIKNDVIEVKHADDMKCYAYEIIFPDETVYYSGDAVEIPDKILQKYFSGKIKEMYQDTCSYVSENPSHGNIFYLEEIIPVEKRKNVYCIHLDKDFRDIIQEKGFGVIEDI, encoded by the coding sequence ATGAAAAAATTAAAATTTACGGGAATCGGATCGGCATTCAATCCGATTCTCGGTAATACAAATGCCTATTTTACTCATAATGACGATTTTTATTTAATAGATTGCGGTGAAAGTGTTTTTGGTAAAATATGGAATTTAAAAGAAATGACAGAAAGTAATAATATTTTTATTTTAATAACACATTTCCATTGTGATCATGTGGGAAGTTTAGGTTCGCTAATATCATATTTATATTTAAAGTTAGGAAAAGTTGCTTATGTAATCCATCCGAACAAAAAAATAATAGAATATTTGGATATAGTGGGCATAGAAAGAAAATTTTATGTATATGAAAAAGAATTGCCTGAAATATCCGAAATAAAAAATGATGTAATTGAAGTAAAACATGCGGATGATATGAAATGTTATGCTTATGAAATTATTTTTCCTGATGAAACAGTATACTATAGCGGAGATGCTGTTGAAATACCTGATAAAATATTACAAAAGTATTTTTCGGGAAAAATAAAGGAAATGTATCAGGATACATGTAGTTACGTCAGTGAAAATCCATCTCACGGAAATATATTTTATTTAGAAGAAATAATTCCTGTGGAAAAAAGAAAAAATGTTTACTGTATTCACTTGGATAAAGATTTTCGGGATATAATTCAGGAAAAAGGATTCGGTGTAATAGAAGATATTTAA
- a CDS encoding type 1 periplasmic-binding domain-containing protein: MAKNQNINALILNSDFYAVFAKKITNEIGKKIYVASFDGTSLLKMSSGNIIHIKQPFEEMRKVSAETLLKKINQEKYQKKRYLNYELIDKDYRNEVKEKETF, from the coding sequence TTGGCAAAAAATCAAAATATAAATGCTCTTATTTTAAACAGTGATTTTTATGCAGTGTTTGCAAAGAAAATTACAAATGAAATCGGGAAAAAAATTTATGTTGCAAGTTTTGACGGAACTTCTTTACTTAAAATGTCTTCGGGTAATATAATTCATATTAAACAACCTTTTGAAGAAATGAGAAAAGTAAGTGCGGAAACTCTTTTGAAGAAAATAAATCAGGAAAAATATCAGAAAAAAAGATATTTGAATTACGAATTAATTGATAAAGACTATCGAAATGAGGTTAAAGAAAAAGAAACATTTTAA
- a CDS encoding carbohydrate ABC transporter permease, protein MNIIKKGTDSVITVIAFVIAFIWLIPLIWMIGTAFTEPSFSMTLFPKTGFTLKNIIYVWNAVPFKTYYINTLILVTVTFIIQIFTSTMAAYALAVMDLKWAKYVFIIIFMQIIIPNDVLITPNFMTLKDLNLINTKLGIMIPFLGTAFGIFLLRQHFKTIPKSLSEAARIDGANTWQIIWKIYMPCAKPAYLSFGVVSISYHWNNYLWPLIVTNSTQNRTLTVGLALFAKSKEATMQWANVCAATFIIVFPLIVIFFILQKRFINSFISSGIKE, encoded by the coding sequence ATGAATATAATAAAAAAAGGAACAGATTCAGTTATTACGGTAATAGCTTTTGTCATAGCTTTTATATGGTTGATTCCTTTAATATGGATGATAGGAACAGCATTTACCGAGCCGTCTTTCAGTATGACATTATTTCCGAAAACGGGATTTACACTGAAAAATATAATATATGTATGGAATGCAGTACCTTTTAAGACATACTATATAAATACATTGATATTAGTAACAGTTACTTTTATAATTCAGATTTTTACTTCAACTATGGCTGCCTATGCTCTTGCAGTCATGGATTTAAAATGGGCAAAATATGTATTTATAATAATATTTATGCAGATAATTATACCTAATGATGTTTTGATAACACCTAATTTTATGACTTTAAAGGACTTGAATCTGATTAATACAAAACTGGGGATTATGATTCCATTTTTAGGAACGGCTTTCGGAATATTTTTGCTAAGGCAGCATTTTAAAACTATACCGAAATCTTTATCGGAAGCTGCACGAATAGACGGAGCAAATACTTGGCAAATAATATGGAAAATTTATATGCCTTGTGCAAAACCTGCATATTTATCATTCGGAGTAGTTTCTATAAGTTATCATTGGAATAATTATTTGTGGCCGTTAATTGTAACAAATTCTACACAAAACAGAACTTTAACAGTCGGATTGGCTTTATTTGCAAAATCCAAAGAGGCAACAATGCAGTGGGCAAATGTATGTGCTGCTACATTTATAATAGTATTCCCTTTAATTGTGATATTCTTTATTTTACAAAAAAGATTTATTAACAGCTTTATAAGCTCGGGGATAAAGGAATAG
- a CDS encoding ABC transporter substrate-binding protein, with amino-acid sequence MKKRIFVLLFLSLILVISGCSGNKEEKKGGKVKLVFYYPVNVGGPVAKIVEQLTNDFNKENPDIEVEAVYTGNYDDTVIKIQTAAQGGNPPDLFVSLATQRFTMASSEMAMPLDELIAEDGEEGKKYINDFLESFMEDSYVDGKIYSIPFQRSTMVLYYNKDIFKEVGLDPEKAPETWEELVEIAKKVTNDKRKGVGIALNSGSAQWAFTGFALGNSVDGKNLMSDDGKKVFFNTPENIEALQFWIDLQKKYKVMADGIVQWTDLPTQFLAGEVVMIYHTTGNLSNIAKNAKFNYGVAFLPGHKRKGAPTGGGNFYISSGISKEKQKAAWKFIKYLTTPERAAQWSVDTGYVATRKSAFETDIMKKYYQERPQAKVAFEQLKFAKPELTTYNAAEIWRILNDNIQSAITGEKSAKDALDNAQNQATEVLKDIN; translated from the coding sequence ATGAAAAAGAGGATTTTTGTTTTATTATTTTTAAGTTTAATCTTAGTAATTTCAGGATGTAGCGGTAATAAAGAAGAAAAGAAAGGCGGAAAAGTAAAACTGGTATTTTATTATCCGGTAAATGTAGGAGGTCCTGTTGCAAAGATTGTAGAGCAACTGACAAATGATTTTAATAAAGAGAATCCGGATATAGAAGTTGAAGCTGTTTATACAGGAAACTATGATGATACGGTAATAAAAATTCAAACTGCAGCTCAAGGAGGAAATCCGCCTGATTTGTTTGTGAGTCTTGCAACACAGAGATTTACAATGGCATCAAGTGAAATGGCAATGCCTTTGGATGAACTGATAGCTGAAGACGGTGAAGAAGGTAAAAAATATATAAATGATTTTTTGGAAAGTTTTATGGAAGATTCATATGTGGACGGAAAGATATATTCTATACCGTTTCAGAGAAGTACAATGGTTTTGTATTACAATAAAGATATTTTTAAAGAAGTAGGATTAGATCCTGAAAAAGCACCTGAAACTTGGGAAGAATTAGTTGAGATTGCCAAAAAAGTTACTAATGATAAAAGAAAAGGTGTGGGAATAGCATTAAATTCAGGCTCCGCACAATGGGCATTTACAGGATTTGCATTGGGAAACAGTGTTGACGGTAAAAATTTAATGAGTGATGACGGGAAAAAAGTATTCTTTAACACTCCTGAAAATATTGAAGCATTACAATTTTGGATAGACTTACAGAAAAAATACAAAGTTATGGCTGACGGTATTGTTCAATGGACAGATTTGCCTACTCAATTTTTGGCGGGAGAAGTTGTAATGATTTATCATACTACAGGAAATTTATCCAATATAGCTAAAAATGCCAAGTTTAATTACGGAGTAGCTTTTTTGCCAGGGCATAAAAGAAAAGGTGCACCCACAGGCGGAGGAAATTTCTATATCTCATCAGGAATATCCAAAGAAAAACAAAAAGCTGCATGGAAGTTTATAAAATATTTAACTACTCCTGAAAGAGCAGCTCAATGGAGCGTAGATACAGGATATGTGGCAACAAGAAAAAGTGCATTTGAAACTGATATAATGAAAAAATATTATCAGGAAAGACCTCAGGCTAAAGTTGCCTTCGAGCAGTTAAAATTTGCAAAACCTGAACTTACAACTTATAATGCAGCGGAAATATGGAGAATATTAAATGATAATATTCAATCTGCAATTACAGGAGAAAAATCTGCAAAAGATGCTTTGGATAATGCACAAAATCAGGCAACGGAAGTATTAAAAGATATTAATTAG
- a CDS encoding heavy metal translocating P-type ATPase, whose protein sequence is MKESIYSVTGMSCAACAKTVENALNKNEDIEAHVNIATEKVNIKYNEKKYDFEKIKKIVESSGYGLIETLSEDEKIQIYENKIKSLRNRLILSVIFIIPLFYISMGHMVGISLPDIVNPEKNALIYAVVQLLVTLPIVYAGRDFFIHGFKNLLRKSPTMDSLIAIGSSAAILYSLYATYMIIAADPEYHMNLYYESAGTIITLILLGKLLEARTKGQTSSAIKKLIGLQPKKAKIIENGQEKEVLIENIKTGNIIIVKPGEKIPVDGRIIKGSTSVDESVITGESIPVTKNEGDKVIGGSINKNGSIEFEATEVGKDTVLSQIIRLVEEAQGSKAPISRMADIVAGYFVPVVIFIAVVTGLVWYIGGAGLTTALTFFISVLVIACPCALGLATPTSIMVGTGKGAEKGILIKSGEALETVYKIKTVVLDKTGTITKGKPMLTDLKVYGNYNENEILKLAASAENKSEHPLAEAIVNKSEEKNIEFEKCGKFRAMPGYGIRAEIDGKEIQIGNRKLMASKKIDIHQAEKDYEILSGEGKTPMFISVNNELAGLAAVADVIKDTSKEAVERFHKLGLEVIMLTGDNEKTAKHIAKEVVIDKVIAEILPFQKSEEIKKIQSQGKFVAMVGDGINDSPALAQANVGIAIGSGTDIAIESADIVLIRSDLKDVAEAIELSKATITNIKENLFWAFFYNIIGIPFAAGIFYAFFNGPKLDPMIAAFAMSLSSVSVLLNALRLKLR, encoded by the coding sequence ATGAAAGAAAGTATTTACAGTGTTACAGGTATGAGTTGTGCAGCTTGTGCAAAAACTGTAGAAAATGCACTTAATAAAAATGAAGATATAGAAGCTCATGTAAATATAGCTACTGAAAAAGTAAATATAAAATATAATGAAAAAAAATATGATTTTGAAAAAATAAAGAAAATAGTAGAAAGCTCAGGATACGGATTAATTGAAACATTAAGTGAAGATGAAAAAATACAGATATATGAAAATAAAATAAAAAGTCTAAGAAACAGACTTATTTTGTCAGTTATATTTATTATTCCTTTATTTTATATTTCTATGGGACATATGGTCGGAATTTCCTTACCGGATATTGTAAATCCTGAGAAAAATGCTTTAATTTATGCAGTAGTTCAGTTATTGGTAACATTACCCATAGTATATGCAGGAAGAGATTTTTTTATTCACGGATTTAAAAATCTTTTGAGAAAATCTCCGACTATGGACTCTCTTATTGCCATAGGCTCTTCGGCGGCAATACTTTACAGCCTGTATGCTACATATATGATAATAGCTGCAGATCCCGAATATCATATGAATCTTTATTATGAGTCTGCAGGAACTATTATAACATTGATTTTACTTGGGAAACTCCTTGAAGCAAGAACAAAAGGTCAGACTTCTTCAGCAATAAAAAAATTAATAGGATTACAGCCGAAAAAGGCCAAAATTATTGAAAACGGTCAGGAAAAAGAAGTGTTAATAGAAAATATAAAAACAGGAAATATAATTATTGTAAAACCCGGAGAGAAAATACCTGTGGACGGAAGAATAATAAAGGGGAGTACTTCTGTAGACGAGTCCGTGATTACGGGAGAGAGTATTCCTGTGACTAAAAACGAAGGGGATAAAGTCATAGGAGGAAGTATAAACAAAAACGGAAGTATAGAATTTGAGGCTACGGAAGTAGGTAAAGATACAGTTCTTTCTCAAATAATAAGACTTGTGGAAGAAGCACAAGGCTCAAAAGCTCCTATTTCAAGAATGGCAGATATTGTAGCAGGATATTTTGTTCCGGTGGTTATATTTATTGCAGTTGTAACAGGGTTAGTCTGGTATATAGGTGGAGCAGGATTGACAACAGCACTTACTTTCTTTATATCTGTTCTTGTAATAGCCTGTCCGTGTGCATTGGGACTTGCTACGCCTACATCAATAATGGTCGGAACGGGAAAAGGGGCTGAAAAAGGGATTCTTATTAAAAGCGGGGAAGCCCTTGAAACTGTATATAAGATAAAAACGGTAGTGTTGGATAAAACGGGGACGATAACAAAAGGAAAGCCTATGCTTACAGATTTGAAAGTATACGGAAACTATAATGAAAATGAGATTTTAAAATTGGCTGCAAGTGCTGAAAATAAGTCCGAACATCCGTTGGCTGAAGCTATAGTAAATAAATCCGAAGAAAAAAATATAGAATTTGAAAAATGTGGAAAATTCAGAGCAATGCCGGGATACGGTATAAGAGCCGAAATAGATGGAAAAGAAATACAAATAGGAAACAGAAAACTAATGGCTTCAAAAAAAATTGATATACATCAAGCAGAAAAAGATTATGAAATTTTATCAGGCGAAGGAAAAACTCCAATGTTTATTTCCGTAAATAACGAACTTGCAGGGTTGGCGGCAGTTGCCGATGTAATAAAAGATACAAGTAAAGAAGCAGTGGAAAGATTTCATAAATTGGGACTGGAAGTTATAATGCTTACAGGAGATAATGAAAAAACGGCGAAGCATATAGCTAAAGAAGTAGTTATAGATAAAGTAATTGCGGAAATTCTTCCTTTTCAGAAGTCCGAAGAAATTAAGAAAATCCAATCTCAAGGAAAATTTGTGGCAATGGTCGGAGACGGAATAAATGATTCGCCGGCATTGGCACAGGCAAATGTAGGAATTGCAATAGGAAGCGGTACGGATATAGCAATAGAGTCAGCAGATATAGTATTGATAAGAAGTGATTTGAAAGATGTAGCCGAAGCAATAGAATTAAGTAAAGCAACGATTACAAATATTAAAGAAAATCTGTTTTGGGCATTTTTCTATAACATAATAGGAATTCCTTTTGCAGCCGGTATTTTCTATGCGTTTTTCAATGGACCTAAACTTGATCCGATGATTGCGGCTTTTGCAATGTCTTTAAGCTCAGTATCTGTGCTGCTGAATGCTTTGAGACTGAAACTAAGATAG